Proteins found in one Methylobacterium sp. CB376 genomic segment:
- a CDS encoding IS110-like element ISMtsp9 family transposase, with protein sequence MLSPGLVAGIDAGKHFLDLGFHPAGKPMRCDNNPAGIKRLIAALRQRGVIRVALEAIGPYAQPLVHALVAAGFTVALIDPRRVKAFRTAEGLIAKTDRLDAALIARFAHRMSESLRPVPTADQVTLKALSTRRRQLTELIAMEKTRLAQALDPMIVDSHRAVLEALTRTCAEVEAELDRRIAADPALARKRIILTSIPGIGRRIAGVLITDMPELGRLDRKAAASLAGMAPHPSQSGAHPGRHAIAGGRPCLRTAFYMAGMVAARACPAFRKPYRAMRDAGKPAKLAIVATGRRVVTLANALLRANKTFDQSDLVTCQATSGTAPLATTGQHQHALA encoded by the coding sequence ATGCTCAGTCCCGGACTGGTGGCCGGCATCGATGCCGGCAAGCACTTCCTCGATCTCGGCTTCCATCCTGCCGGCAAGCCGATGCGCTGCGACAACAATCCGGCCGGCATCAAGCGCCTGATCGCGGCCTTGCGGCAACGAGGCGTCATTCGCGTCGCCCTGGAGGCGATCGGTCCTTACGCTCAGCCTCTCGTGCATGCCCTCGTTGCCGCCGGCTTCACGGTGGCGCTGATTGATCCGCGACGGGTCAAGGCCTTCCGCACTGCCGAGGGGCTGATCGCCAAGACCGACCGGCTGGACGCGGCGCTGATCGCCCGCTTTGCTCATCGCATGAGCGAGTCTCTGCGCCCGGTTCCCACGGCCGACCAGGTGACCCTCAAGGCTCTGTCGACGCGCCGGCGCCAGCTCACCGAGCTGATCGCCATGGAGAAGACCCGGCTGGCCCAGGCCCTCGATCCGATGATCGTCGACAGCCACCGGGCCGTCCTCGAGGCCCTGACGCGGACTTGTGCCGAGGTTGAAGCCGAGCTCGACCGGCGCATCGCTGCCGACCCGGCCTTGGCCCGTAAGCGCATCATCCTCACCTCGATCCCGGGGATCGGCCGGCGCATCGCCGGCGTGCTGATCACCGATATGCCCGAGCTTGGACGGCTCGACCGCAAGGCCGCCGCGAGCCTGGCTGGCATGGCTCCTCATCCCAGCCAGAGCGGGGCCCATCCCGGCCGCCATGCCATCGCTGGCGGCCGGCCGTGCCTGCGGACTGCCTTCTACATGGCCGGCATGGTCGCCGCACGCGCCTGTCCCGCTTTCCGAAAACCCTATCGCGCCATGAGAGACGCCGGCAAACCGGCCAAGCTCGCCATCGTGGCCACAGGGCGACGCGTCGTGACCCTGGCGAATGCTCTCCTCCGCGCCAACAAAACTTTCGACCAGAGCGACCTGGTGACTTGTCAGGCGACGTCCGGGACGGCTCCCCTGGCGACAACGGGGCAACACCAGCATGCGCTGGCGTGA
- a CDS encoding cupin domain-containing protein: MLEVIRIGPLELRFLRSKHETSGSLDMFEMTVPHEGRMPVAHYHRDWDETIYGLIGTVTFTVGGKDHAVGPGDVLFIPRGVVHGFDNRSGATATCLGVLTPGVLGPEYFRELASLVAAGPPDEAVVREIMLRHGLVPAADR, encoded by the coding sequence ATGTTGGAGGTGATCCGTATCGGCCCACTGGAACTCCGGTTCCTGCGCAGCAAGCACGAGACCAGCGGCAGCCTCGACATGTTCGAGATGACGGTGCCGCACGAGGGGCGGATGCCGGTCGCGCACTACCACCGCGATTGGGACGAAACCATCTACGGACTGATCGGCACCGTTACCTTCACGGTGGGTGGCAAGGACCACGCGGTTGGTCCGGGCGACGTGCTCTTCATTCCTCGTGGTGTGGTCCACGGCTTCGACAACCGCAGTGGCGCCACCGCGACGTGCCTGGGTGTGCTGACGCCGGGCGTGCTCGGACCGGAATATTTCCGCGAGTTGGCCAGCTTGGTTGCCGCAGGTCCGCCCGACGAGGCAGTCGTCCGCGAGATCATGCTGCGGCATGGGTTGGTACCCGCGGCCGACCGTTGA
- a CDS encoding DNA-3-methyladenine glycosylase, translated as MAQIHLSWFDRPAANVAAALIGCQLLVDGVGGVIVEAEAYGRSDPASHSFAGPTRRNASMFGLPGHAYVYRSYGLHWCMNIVCEPGSAVLVRALEPTQKIDNMRARRRTSDIRLLCSGPGRLCEALAITGEYDGWPLDRAPFEMLAGDRPVTVSSSGRIGITRAVETPWRFVLAGSRFVSRPTPRGKVW; from the coding sequence ATGGCCCAGATCCACCTCTCCTGGTTCGATCGCCCAGCAGCCAACGTTGCCGCCGCCCTGATCGGTTGCCAATTGCTGGTCGACGGGGTGGGCGGTGTCATTGTGGAAGCCGAGGCCTACGGCCGGTCCGATCCGGCCTCGCACAGCTTCGCCGGACCGACCCGGCGAAACGCCAGCATGTTCGGCCTACCGGGACACGCCTACGTCTACCGCTCCTACGGCCTGCACTGGTGCATGAACATCGTATGCGAGCCAGGGAGTGCGGTTCTCGTGCGGGCGCTCGAGCCGACGCAGAAGATCGACAACATGAGGGCGCGCCGGCGCACGAGCGACATCCGCCTCCTCTGCTCCGGGCCTGGCCGCTTGTGTGAGGCGCTCGCCATTACGGGTGAGTATGACGGCTGGCCACTCGATCGCGCCCCGTTCGAGATGTTGGCGGGAGATCGGCCGGTCACGGTCTCATCCAGCGGCCGTATCGGCATCACGCGAGCCGTCGAGACACCGTGGCGGTTCGTGCTCGCGGGCTCTCGCTTCGTGAGCCGGCCAACCCCGCGCGGCAAGGTTTGGTAG
- a CDS encoding AraC family transcriptional regulator: MSKRLPLPSERIYAPYKIAALVEILGEQGIPPEEALRDTGVEASKIYDASALTSVRQYVAVCRNALALSCEPRTPFQVGARLHLSAYGMYGYALMSCLSLRDYFRLGVKYHLLATPTLAIEWREYPNVAVWTFPDEFTFAPSKELRQFLIEQQFTQQVTHLQDVAGRSCPPAKAHFSYSAPEHAAIYADYLGCPCFFEQEHCELHYDSAILEQKPQLAHRLTSALLQDACDTLIGKANASAGVAGEVYQILMRSPGVFPDMEDVAQTLRMTSRTLRRRLDAEQVSFSAIIDDVHRSLATEYLRMTSMSLEDIALLVGFSDAANFRRAFKRWTGKNPGEFRGEMPLRATHRHHVPRHSGS, translated from the coding sequence GTGTCTAAGAGGCTGCCGCTGCCAAGCGAGAGGATCTACGCTCCGTACAAAATAGCCGCGCTGGTTGAAATCTTGGGCGAGCAGGGCATCCCGCCCGAGGAGGCTCTGCGCGATACGGGGGTTGAGGCAAGCAAAATCTATGATGCCTCGGCTCTTACGTCGGTGCGGCAGTACGTGGCGGTTTGCAGAAATGCACTCGCGCTATCGTGCGAACCAAGAACACCTTTTCAAGTCGGCGCGCGCCTGCATCTTTCTGCATACGGTATGTATGGGTACGCTTTGATGTCGTGTCTTTCACTCCGGGACTACTTTAGACTCGGAGTAAAATACCATTTATTGGCTACCCCGACCCTTGCAATAGAGTGGAGAGAGTACCCGAATGTGGCGGTGTGGACGTTTCCTGACGAATTTACATTTGCTCCATCCAAGGAACTTCGGCAGTTCCTGATAGAACAGCAGTTTACACAACAGGTCACTCACCTGCAGGACGTTGCCGGCCGGAGTTGCCCACCGGCCAAGGCGCATTTTTCGTACTCGGCGCCGGAACATGCCGCTATTTATGCCGATTATCTTGGGTGTCCGTGTTTTTTTGAGCAAGAACATTGCGAGTTGCACTACGATAGCGCCATTCTCGAACAAAAGCCCCAGCTTGCGCATCGGCTGACGTCCGCTCTGCTTCAGGACGCGTGCGATACTCTGATCGGAAAGGCTAATGCGTCGGCCGGTGTCGCCGGTGAGGTCTACCAGATCTTGATGAGATCGCCCGGCGTGTTCCCTGATATGGAAGATGTAGCACAGACCCTGCGTATGACATCTCGGACACTACGGCGCCGCCTCGACGCCGAACAGGTATCATTTTCAGCAATTATCGATGACGTCCATCGTTCGCTGGCAACGGAATATCTGCGAATGACAAGTATGAGCCTTGAGGACATCGCGCTGCTTGTCGGTTTCAGCGATGCCGCGAACTTCCGGCGAGCCTTCAAACGGTGGACCGGGAAAAATCCAGGGGAGTTCCGTGGCGAGATGCCGCTAAGGGCGACGCACCGGCATCATGTCCCCCGTCACTCCGGTTCTTAA
- a CDS encoding alcohol dehydrogenase catalytic domain-containing protein has product MKAFVMRGPGGLNRPEIVERPDPGQPGPGEVRVALHATSLNYHDLLVATGQFPAADGRVLMSDGAGVVEAVGSGATEFKPGDHVVSCFFPQWQDGLPQTAVGSFAGVPGDGIDGFAVLHAVQAVHAFTHAPKGWSHAEAATITTAGL; this is encoded by the coding sequence ATGAAGGCTTTCGTCATGCGCGGCCCAGGCGGCCTGAACCGGCCGGAGATCGTCGAGCGGCCCGATCCCGGCCAGCCGGGGCCGGGTGAGGTCCGTGTCGCCCTGCACGCCACCTCGCTCAACTATCACGACCTACTCGTCGCGACCGGTCAGTTCCCGGCTGCCGATGGCCGCGTGCTGATGTCGGACGGCGCGGGTGTGGTCGAGGCGGTCGGCTCGGGCGCGACCGAGTTCAAGCCCGGCGACCACGTGGTCTCCTGCTTCTTCCCGCAGTGGCAGGACGGGCTACCGCAGACCGCGGTGGGCAGCTTCGCGGGCGTGCCGGGGGACGGGATCGATGGCTTCGCCGTGTTGCACGCGGTGCAGGCGGTTCACGCGTTCACGCATGCCCCAAAGGGCTGGAGCCATGCCGAAGCGGCGACCATCACGACAGCGGGCCTGTGA
- a CDS encoding ArsR family transcriptional regulator produces the protein MFERLAQRPRAVGELASTMTMTRPAVSPHLRVFKHG, from the coding sequence CTGTTCGAGCGTCTTGCGCAGAGACCGCGTGCTGTCGGCGAACTCGCCAGCACAATGACCATGACCCGCCCGGCCGTGTCGCCGCATCTGCGCGTGTTCAAGCACGGCTGA
- a CDS encoding PAS domain-containing protein produces MEFARIVADAILAGSADAVVASDRDGIIRVWNPGAARIFGYTETEAVGQSLDIITPERLRKRHWDGYHKTMATGESRYGEGALLSVPGVCKDGRQISVEFTIVPLKDEQGAMTGIVAVMRDVTVRFTEMKVLRERLARVSG; encoded by the coding sequence ATGGAGTTCGCGCGCATCGTTGCCGATGCCATTCTGGCCGGATCAGCGGACGCCGTCGTCGCTTCCGACCGCGACGGCATCATCCGTGTCTGGAACCCCGGTGCAGCCCGCATTTTCGGCTATACGGAAACCGAGGCGGTGGGCCAGTCGCTCGACATCATCACGCCCGAGCGGCTGCGCAAGCGCCACTGGGACGGCTACCACAAAACCATGGCGACGGGCGAGAGCCGCTACGGCGAGGGCGCCCTTCTGTCAGTTCCAGGCGTTTGCAAGGATGGGCGGCAGATCTCGGTGGAGTTCACCATCGTGCCTCTCAAGGATGAACAGGGCGCGATGACCGGGATCGTCGCGGTCATGCGGGACGTGACGGTGCGGTTCACCGAGATGAAGGTTCTGCGGGAGCGGCTGGCGAGGGTGTCCGGGTAG
- a CDS encoding DUF2312 domain-containing protein — translation MTDVPGIAGDRIRSIIERVEKLDEEIKDLTEAKKEVFLEAKSDGLDVKILKEIIKLRKQDQDERDEHETLLDVYLRAMDAPSQVPSAQAA, via the coding sequence ATGACTGACGTTCCTGGGATTGCAGGCGACCGCATCCGGTCGATTATCGAGCGGGTTGAGAAGCTCGACGAGGAGATCAAGGACCTGACCGAGGCCAAGAAGGAAGTGTTCCTGGAGGCCAAGAGCGACGGGCTCGATGTGAAGATCCTCAAGGAGATCATCAAGCTGCGCAAGCAGGATCAGGACGAGCGCGACGAGCACGAGACGCTGCTCGACGTCTACCTGCGGGCCATGGACGCGCCGAGCCAGGTGCCGAGTGCACAGGCAGCATGA
- the recD2 gene encoding SF1B family DNA helicase RecD2 produces the protein MNQMVRPKQVERSNPVEALAGTVERVTFHSPETGFCVLKVQARGKRDLVPVVGHAPAIGAGEWITATGIWITDRTHGLQFKADTLKATPPTGAAGIEKYLASGHMRGIGPAMAKRIVATFGENTFEIIEAEPDRLREVTGIGPWRAAKIVAGWAEQKAVREIMIFLHAHGVGTARAVRIFKTYGHEAIQVMTEDPYRLARDIRGIGFRTADAIAMKLGMEKNAPPRLRAGVSFALQTAMDEGHCALPAERLTVLAQKLLEVEPDLIRAAITEELLRGEEVVADTVGEETCVFLKGLHAAERSIAERLIARAAGSPPWPEIDIGKARPWVEQKTGKVLSPSQAEAVRLMLASKLSVITGGPGVGKTSTLDTVLRILIAKGVRVLLAAPTGRAAKRMTEQTGLEAKTIHRLLEIDPKHGGFSRNEENPLDCDLLVIDETSMVDVPLMNALLKAVPERSGLLLVGDVDQLPSVGPGQVLADVIASGRVPVARLTEVFRQAAESRIVVNAHRINAGKMPEPPRAGDEADFYLIEIAEPEEGVAKLIEVVTRRIPKRFGFDPVRDIQVLTPMNRGVLGARNLNHELQAVLNPSPPAMVERFGWKFAPGDRVMETQNDYDREVFNGDLGSVLRIDDDEGALMVEFDAREVVYPFGELDTLVPAYATTIHKSQGSEYPAVVIPITTQHWTMLARNLLYTGVTRGKRLVVLIGQRKAIGMAVRGGAAKRRYTKLREWLSWPAVEQPERCARA, from the coding sequence ATGAACCAGATGGTCCGGCCCAAGCAGGTCGAGAGGAGCAACCCCGTCGAGGCTCTCGCGGGTACGGTCGAGCGCGTCACCTTCCACTCGCCCGAGACCGGCTTCTGCGTGCTCAAGGTGCAAGCGCGGGGCAAGCGCGACCTCGTGCCGGTGGTTGGTCACGCACCCGCGATCGGCGCGGGCGAGTGGATCACCGCCACCGGCATCTGGATCACCGACCGCACCCACGGCCTCCAGTTCAAGGCCGACACCCTGAAGGCCACGCCGCCCACCGGGGCTGCAGGCATCGAGAAGTACCTCGCGTCGGGCCACATGCGCGGGATCGGCCCCGCTATGGCCAAGCGCATCGTGGCCACCTTCGGTGAGAATACCTTCGAGATCATCGAGGCCGAGCCTGACCGGCTTCGGGAGGTCACCGGCATCGGGCCGTGGCGGGCGGCCAAGATCGTAGCCGGCTGGGCCGAGCAGAAGGCCGTGCGTGAGATCATGATCTTCCTGCACGCCCACGGCGTCGGCACGGCCAGGGCAGTGCGCATCTTCAAGACCTACGGCCATGAGGCTATTCAGGTCATGACTGAAGATCCCTACCGGCTCGCGCGCGACATCCGCGGCATTGGCTTCCGCACCGCCGACGCGATCGCGATGAAGCTCGGGATGGAGAAGAACGCACCGCCGCGGCTCCGGGCGGGCGTCTCGTTCGCGCTCCAGACGGCCATGGACGAGGGGCACTGCGCCTTACCCGCCGAGCGCCTGACCGTGCTCGCCCAGAAGCTGCTGGAGGTCGAACCGGACCTGATCCGAGCCGCCATCACTGAGGAGCTTCTGCGCGGCGAGGAGGTGGTCGCCGACACGGTCGGGGAGGAGACGTGCGTGTTCCTGAAGGGCCTGCACGCGGCCGAGCGCAGCATCGCCGAGCGCCTGATCGCCCGAGCGGCGGGCTCGCCGCCCTGGCCTGAGATCGACATCGGCAAAGCGCGACCCTGGGTCGAGCAGAAGACCGGCAAGGTGCTCTCCCCTTCTCAGGCTGAAGCCGTGCGCCTGATGCTCGCCTCCAAGCTCTCGGTCATCACGGGTGGGCCGGGCGTGGGGAAGACCAGCACCCTCGACACGGTGCTGCGCATCCTGATCGCCAAGGGCGTGCGCGTTCTCCTCGCCGCTCCGACCGGCCGCGCGGCCAAGCGGATGACTGAGCAGACGGGCCTGGAGGCAAAGACCATCCACCGCCTGCTGGAGATCGACCCCAAGCACGGCGGCTTCTCGCGCAACGAGGAGAACCCGCTGGATTGCGACCTGCTGGTGATCGATGAGACGTCGATGGTGGACGTGCCGCTCATGAACGCGTTGCTGAAGGCGGTGCCGGAGCGCTCAGGGCTGCTGCTGGTGGGGGACGTCGATCAGCTACCCTCGGTCGGGCCGGGGCAGGTGCTGGCAGATGTGATCGCGTCGGGGCGCGTTCCGGTGGCGCGGCTCACGGAGGTGTTCCGACAGGCGGCCGAGAGCCGGATCGTCGTCAATGCGCACCGGATCAACGCGGGCAAGATGCCGGAGCCGCCCAGAGCGGGCGACGAGGCCGACTTTTACCTGATCGAGATCGCCGAGCCCGAGGAGGGCGTGGCGAAGCTGATCGAGGTGGTGACCCGGCGCATCCCGAAGCGGTTCGGCTTCGACCCGGTTCGCGACATTCAGGTGCTGACGCCCATGAACCGGGGCGTGCTGGGCGCGCGCAACCTGAACCACGAACTCCAGGCGGTGCTGAACCCGAGCCCGCCCGCCATGGTTGAGCGGTTCGGCTGGAAGTTCGCGCCCGGCGACCGAGTGATGGAGACGCAGAACGACTACGATCGCGAGGTGTTCAACGGCGACCTCGGCTCGGTGCTGCGCATCGACGACGATGAAGGAGCGCTGATGGTCGAGTTCGACGCGCGCGAGGTGGTCTACCCGTTCGGCGAACTCGATACGCTGGTACCCGCCTACGCGACCACAATCCACAAGAGCCAGGGCTCGGAGTACCCGGCCGTGGTGATCCCGATCACCACTCAGCACTGGACCATGCTGGCGCGCAACCTGCTCTACACGGGCGTGACGCGCGGCAAGCGCTTGGTGGTGCTGATCGGGCAGCGAAAGGCCATCGGCATGGCGGTACGCGGTGGGGCGGCGAAGCGGCGCTACACGAAGCTGCGCGAGTGGCTCTCCTGGCCAGCCGTCGAACAGCCGGAACGGTGCGCGCGAGCATGA